In one Lolium rigidum isolate FL_2022 chromosome 3, APGP_CSIRO_Lrig_0.1, whole genome shotgun sequence genomic region, the following are encoded:
- the LOC124699895 gene encoding cationic amino acid transporter 1-like, producing the protein MAVGSDGGGGVVRRRGCSCSKEDFFPEESFSSWAAYGRALRSTGHRLADRLTSRSLEATELHEVRARSGADMKRDLTWWDLAWFGVGAVIGAGIFVLTGQEAKEVAGPAVVLSYVVSGVSAMLSVFCYTEFAVEIPVAGGSFAYLRVELGDFMAFVGAGNILLEYCIGGAAVARAWTSYFATLLNQEPDRFRIHATSLHEDYSRLDPIAVVVIVLICAFAVISTKGSSRFNYILSIVHIGVILFIIVAGLTKADTANMRDFTHFGARGIFAASAVLFFAYIGFDAVSTMAEETKNPARDIPIGLVGSMAITTGLYCVLAVTLCLMVPFAEIDKDAPFSVAFSQRGMNWAKYIVAFGALKGMTTVLLVSAVGQARYLTHIARTHMMPPWLAQVHPTTGTPVNATVVMLFATAVIAFFTDLGILSNLLSISTLFIFMLVAVSLLVRRYYVTGETTAANRNKLVVCIVAILLSSIATATYWGLDRKSWVPYAVTVPAWLVSTACLWAFVPQARTPKLWGTPLVPWLPSVSIAMNIFLLGSIDAKSFERFGFWTAGLLVYYIFIGLHASYDESKALAAEAAARKVEDGQVLPPTNGK; encoded by the exons ATGGCGGTGGGctccgatggcggcggcggcgtcgtgcgCCGGCGCGGGTGCTCGTGCTCCAAGGAGGACTTCTTCCCGGAGGAGTCCTTCTCGAGCTGGGCGGCGTACGGGCGCGCGCTGCGGAGCACGGGGCACCGGCTGGCGGACCGGCTGACGTCCCGGTCGCTGGAGGCGACGGAGCTTCACGAGGTGCGCGCCCGGAGCGGCGCCGACATGAAGCGGGACCTCACGTGGTGGGACCTCGCCTGGTTCGGCGTCGGAGCCGTCATCGGCGCTGGCATCTTCGTGCTCACGGGGCAGGAGGCCAAGGAGGTCGCCGGCCCCGCCGTCGTCCTCTCCTACGTCGTCTCCGGGGTCTCCGCCATGCTCTCCGTCTTCTGCTACACCGAGTTCGCCGTCGAGATACCCGTCGCAG GCGGTTCATTCGCGtacctccgggtggagctggGCGACTTCATGGCGTTCGTGGGGGCGGGCAACATCCTTCTGGAGTACTGcatcggcggcgcggcggtggcgcGCGCGTGGACGTCCTACTTCGCGACGCTGCTCAACCAAGAGCCCGACCGGTTCCGCATCCACGCCACCTCACTCCACGAGGACTACTCCCGCCTCGACCCCAtcgccgtcgtcgtcatcgtGCTCATCTGCGCCTTCGCCGTCATCAGCACCAAGGGCTCCTCCCGCTTCAACTACATCCTCTCCATCGTCCACATCggggtcatcctcttcatcatcgtcgccgggctCACCAAGGCCGACACCGCCAACATGCGCGACTTCACGCACTTTGGTGCCCGGGGCATCTTCGCAGCCTCCGCGGTGCTCTTCTTCGCCTACATCGGCTTCGACGCCGTCAGCACCATGGCCGAGGAGACCAAGAACCCGGCGCGCGACATCCCCATCGGCCTCGTGGGGTCAATGGCCATCACCACGGGGCTCTACTGCGTCCTCGCCGTCACTCTCTGCCTCATGGTGCCGTTCGCCGAGATCGATAAGGACGCGCCCTTCTCCGTCGCCTTCTCCCAGAGGGGCATGAACTGGGCCAAGTACATCGTGGCCTTCGGCGCCCTCAAGGGGATGACCACCGTGCTGCTCGTCAGCGCCGTCGGCCAGGCGCGCTACCTCACCCACATCGCCCGCACGCACATGATGCCGCCCTGGCTCGCGCAGGTGCACCCCACGACGGGCACGCCAGTCAACGCCACCGTCGTCATGCTCTTCGCCACCGCCGTCATCGCCTTCTTCACCGACCTCGGCATCCTCTCCAACCTCCTCTCCATCTCCACgctcttcatcttcatgctcgttGCCGTCTCGCTGCTCGTCCGGCGTTACTACGTCACCGGCGAGACCACAGCCGCCAATCGCAACAAGCTCGTCGTGTGCATCGTGGCCATCCTGCTGTCGTCGATCGCGACGGCGACGTACTGGGGGCTGGACCGCAAGAGCTGGGTGCCGTACGCCGTGACCGTGCCGGCGTGGCTCGTGTCGACGGCGTGCCTGTGGGCGTTCGTGCCACAGGCGAGGACGCCCAAGCTGTGGGGGACACCGCTGGTGCCATGGCTGCCGTCGGTGTCCATCGCCATGAACATCTTCCTGCTCGGCTCCATCGACGCCAAGTCGTTCGAGCGGTTCGGGTTTTGGACCGCGGGGCTGCTCGTCTACTACATCTTTATCGGGTTGCACGCGTCCTACGACGAGTCCAAGGCGCTTGCAGCCGAGGCCGCCGCCCGCAAGGTGGAGGACGGGCAGGTGCTGCCACCGACCAACGGCAAGTGA